The genomic window atcatgtccccctgggTCCTCATCACTTCCATCATGtgcccctgtgtcctcatcacctccatcatgtccctctGGGTCCTCATCACTTCCATCATGTGCCCCTGGGTCCTCATCACCTCCCTTCTTctcaggatcacacaagtcacctgtttctggatcctgtaagacagtcagtggatccgccatgttacacagctcctcaatgtgtctcatcCTCCTGGACAGCTTGGCCTTCTTTATCTCCAGCTTCTGGATGGCATCAGACAGTGATAGTGACAGCTGCTCTTTCTGCCTGGAGATCTCCTTCAGGACCCTCTTCTCCAGGTCGTCCAGccgtctcctgatgtctataaacagggcagtgactctctcggcttctccagatgctttttcttgagcttttctcctgcgctccaGCACACTCTGGACTTTTtcctcagtcttctctctctttgtcatcagtttctgGAGAGCATTCCTCagtttctccttcttcttctcagaGGCCTCATCCAGCATCTCCACCCGGTGTCCCTGATGTTTTCCATCCaatctgcaggacacacagatacaagcggcgtcctcagtgcagtaatattccaggaccttcttatggacagaacatttcctcttctccagggaagtgctgggatcggtaaggacgtgttctggtgacttgctgtgaaCTCTCAGGTGATcatcacacagagaagcctcacacAGCAGACAGGATCTCACAGCAGGTACAGGAGAGTGAATACAGTAAGTGCAGCAGATCCCGGTGATCTCCTCCTGATGGGGCTGAGTAGACCGGAGACGTTCTGCTACGTTACACAGAGTTATGTTCCTCTGTAGTGTCGGCCGCACTGAAAACCTTTTCCTAcattcaggacaggaataaactccaGACTCGTCCTGTGTATCCAGGACCTGATCAATACAGccccggcagaagttgtgtccacatctGAGGGTTGCAGGATCCGTATAAATGTTCAGACAGATGGAGCAGAGAAGCTCGTCTCTCAGATCAGCAGACGCCATGGCTTCAGGAATTACAAGACAGGAAGCTAAAGTGTATAGGGGGTGTGTTTAAGGACATGTGACCATGTGGGCGAGAACATTCCATTAACCCTATAATCTCCTAGATGGGAGAAGATGTCTCAACttcagagtgtaagctcctgtgagcagccATCACTCATTCAGCCTCCTGCTTGTTCTCCTGTCTATGTTTATTTACCTGCTCTCCTTATTGTACTATAATATATAGACATGGTATTATTAATATGAATATACATTCTATTTTGGCCATGACCAGAAGTACATTGTTGTGTCTGATAATCagcgatcaatgattttttttaaaaacattttattcaGCAGTGTTTTTGATAGAATGACAAATAATACAGTCTGGATACACAGG from Dendropsophus ebraccatus isolate aDenEbr1 chromosome 1, aDenEbr1.pat, whole genome shotgun sequence includes these protein-coding regions:
- the LOC138788273 gene encoding E3 ubiquitin/ISG15 ligase TRIM25-like produces the protein MASADLRDELLCSICLNIYTDPATLRCGHNFCRGCIDQVLDTQDESGVYSCPECRKRFSVRPTLQRNITLCNVAERLRSTQPHQEEITGICCTYCIHSPVPAVRSCLLCEASLCDDHLRVHSKSPEHVLTDPSTSLEKRKCSVHKKVLEYYCTEDAACICVSCRLDGKHQGHRVEMLDEASEKKKEKLRNALQKLMTKREKTEEKVQSVLERRRKAQEKASGEAERVTALFIDIRRRLDDLEKRVLKEISRQKEQLSLSLSDAIQKLEIKKAKLSRRMRHIEELCNMADPLTVLQDPETGDLCDPEKKGGDEDPGAHDGSDEDPEGHDGGDEDTGAHDGSDEDPGGHDGGDEDTGGPDGGDEDTGGPDGGDEDTGAHDGGDEDTGGHDDVDVDVITGMLQAGISDIMAYIQTISLTKLKAMMPQPSSVRSQPSHTQASSVSSTEYGGDVIIGRTGGAAGQGGIYGEGPAHILLDVNTADNNVFISDDLKSATRTKVKENRPETAERFRYCPQVMSIRRFSSGRHYWDVDINVSVWWMVGMCYPSIDRRGEYSAIGHNNKSWCLCRRRWCNTQYLVIHDSTEIQLPHQISSNRFRICLDYEAGRLSFYELCDPIRHLHTFTATFTEPLHAALYVWEGDIKISGRAAAVRQHRHRGNLPRDR